The Streptomyces laurentii region AGACACTCCTCGCGATGGTCGAGCACTCCCTCCAGGCCGCCCCCGAATAGCCGGGGCCCCGAGTAACCCGGGGCACCCCCGAACGACCGGGGCCCGGCGGGCTCCCCCACGCTCCGGCCCGCCTCGCCCCGTCCTGCCGCCCCGCCCCGATCCCCTCAAGGTCGTTGCCTCATGCGGAAGATACTCATCGTCGGAGCCGGCCAGTCCGGCCTTCAGCTCGCCCTCGGTCTGCAGTCGAAGGGCTACGACGTCACCCTGATGTCCAACCGGACGGCGGACGAGATCCGGTCCGGCCGGGTCATGTCCACCCAGTGCATGTTCGACACCGCGCTCCAGCACGAGCGCGACCTGGGCCTGAACTTCTGGGAGCCGCAGGCGCCGCGCATCGAGGGCCTCGGCGTGTCCGTCGCCGCGCCCGACTCCTCGCGCGCCATCGACTGGGTGGGGAAGCTGAGGGGCTTCGCGCAGTCCGTCGACCAGCGGGTGAAGATGGCCGGCTGGATGGACGCGTTCGCGCGGCGCGGCGGCCAGCTGGTCATCCACGGCGCGGCGGTCGGCGACCTCGACTACTTCGCGCGCGGCTACGACCTCGTGCTCATCGCGGCCGGCAAGGGCGAGCTGGTGTCCATGTTCGGCCGGGACGCGTCCCGTTCGCCGTACAGCGAGCCGCAGCGCGCCCTGGCCGTGGCGTACGTGCACGGGCTGGGCCCGCGGCCGGAGCACCCGGAGTTCGACGCGGTGCGCTGCAACGTGGTGCCCGGCGTCGGCGAGCTGTTCGTGATGCCGACCCTCACCACCTCCGGCCGCGCCGACATCCTCTTCTGGGAGGGCGTGCCCGGCGGCCCGGTCGACGCCTTCCGCGGCATCAAGGACCCGGCCGAGCACCTGGCGCTCACCCTGCGGCTGATGGAGCGGTTCACGCCGTGGGAGCACGCCCGCGCGACCAAGGCCGAACTGACCGACGCCGGCGGCACCCTGGCCGGCCGCTACGCCCCGACCGTACGCCAGCCCATCGGCCGGCTGCCCGGCGGCGGCCTGGTCCTGGGCGTCGCGGACGTCGTCGTCGCCAACGACCCGGTCACCGGCCAGGGTTCGAACGCGGCCTCGAAGTGCGCCGCCGCGTACCTCGCCTCGATCGTCGAGCACGGCGACCGCCCGTTCGACGAGGCGTGGATGCGGGCCACGTTCGACCGCTACTGGGCGACGGCGCGGCACATCACCAAGTGGACCAACGCGATGCTCGGCCCCCTGCCCGAGCACGTCGTCGACCTGCTCGGCGCGGGCGGGCAGCTCCAGCCGATCGCGGACCGTTTCGCGAACGGCTTCGACGACCCGGCCGACTTCGAGAACTTCTTCTTCGAGCCGGAGAAGGCCGCCGCCTACCTGGCCTCGCTGACCGGGGCCTGAGCCGGTCCTCCGATCGATCGGACGCCGGGTCAGGGAGCCGGGTCAGGGAGCTCGGTCAGGGAGCCGGGTCAGAGCTCCGTACCGCCGAAGCCCGCGTCCCCGCCGTCCGAGGCTCCCTCCGGGAGCTCGGGCGGCGCGAACGTCTCCAGGGGCGTCCCGCCGGGGTCGGGCCGGACCGCGCCGAGCAACGGGTTGGCGGCGATCGGGGAGACCTTGATCCGGGTGCCGGGGCGCGGAGCCTGGACCACCAGGCCGTGGCCCAGGTACAGGGCGATGTGGGTGGCCTTCGGGAAGTAGACGACCAGGTCGCCGGGACGGAGCCGGTCCAGCGGCACACGCGGGAGCTCCGCCCACTGCTCCTGGCTGGTGCGCGGCAGCGCGCGGCCGGCCGCCGCCCACGACTGCTGGGTGAGGCCGGAGCAGTCGTACGTGTCGGGGCCCTCCGCGCCCCACTCGTACGGCTTGCCGATCTGCCGTACGGCGTAACGCAGCGCGCGGGCGCCCTGCGACGACGGCGTACGGGAGCCGTCGAGCGCGCCGGACGCCATGAGACGGCTCTGGGCGCCGGCGGTCTGCGCGGTGTCGAGGGCGGTGAGCCGGCCGAGCTGGTCGGCGGTCAGCGAGGAGAGCAGCTTCTCCACCTCGTGGAGCTTCGCCTCGACGGCCTCCTTCTGCTTCTTCCGGTCGGCGAGCAGGACGCGCCCGCGCGCGAGGGCGGTGCGCGCGGCCACCGCCAGACCGTCCGCCGACTTCTCGGCGGCCTGGAGGCGGTGCACGACGGTGGACCGCGCCCGTGCCGAACGGCCGGCCTGATGGGTCTCGTCCAGGGCGGTCTGCGGGTGACGGGCGAGCAGCAGGGTGAGGTACGGGGAGAGGTCGGAACGGCCCTGGTACTGGAGCCGGGCCAGCCGGCCGGCCTCGTTCCGGCCCTGCTCCAGGGAGCGGCGGGCGGCGGTCAGCAGGGCGTCGGTCCGGCGCGTCTCGGCGGTCTGCTTCTTGAGGGCCTCGTCGGCGGCGTTGTAGGCCTCGGTGGCCTGCTCGGCCTCCTGGTAGAGGGCGCGCAGCCGGGTGAGCAGTCCGGTGACGGAGCCGGTGGCCGCTTCGGCGGCCGGGTCGGCGGTTGGATCGCCGAGGGTGCCGAGGGTGCCGAGGGTGCCGAGTGGGTCGGCGGGGCCGGCCGGTGCGTCCGCGGTGTCCGTCGCCGCGCTCGCCGCGTCCGCCGTGTCCGGTCCGGTCGGGGCCTCGTCGGCGGCGGGCTCACCCGGGACCGGTGCGCGGGGGGCCGCGGAGGCGGTCCCGGCCGCGGTCCAGGTCCCGGTTCCCGCCAGGGTCGTCGTCAGGGCGAGCACACCCGTACAGATCGTGCGCAGCAGTCGTCCCGGCACGTCATCACCTCCACGGCGACGATGATGACGGGGCGGATGGTGTGATTAGCGCACGAACAAGCGGGTGTTCCGCGCGCTCACTCGGACGGCGCAGCCGCGCCGTTCTCGCTCTTCGGGCGCGCCGCGGCCGGCTTCTGCCAGGGCCAGCGGATCTCCCGCCGCTCACGGCCGTCCGGCGCGTACACGTACACCCAGCCGCGCTGCAGCCCCAGCCGCTTGGTGTAGCCGGCCGGGTCGCGGCGGTACGTGTGGACGGTGGCCGGGCGCCCGTCGTGGGCCGGCACCGGCACCTCGTACCACTTCGGCGGGTGTCCGGTCGGGCCGGTCAGGATCGGCAGCACCCGGCCGTCGAGGGGGCCGCCGCGGAAGGGGGTGTTCTCGCTTCTCACCCCACCAGTGTCCGTCAGCGGCCGGCGGGCGGCGGATGCGCGGTGGGCCGGAGCGGTGTGGGGCCGCGGGGAACGGGGTGAAGCCAGGACGGGCCGGAGTGGGACGGCCCGGAGCGAGACGGGGCGGAGCGGAGCGAGACGGGCGGCGCCGGGGCCATGCGGGTCAGAGCAGGTGCGCGGCCTGGTTCACCAGCGGGACGACGTTCCGGGCCAGCCGGCCCACCGGACCGGCCGCCCGTTCCCGCGCGAGGAGCTTCGCCACCGCCGCGGCCGTCTCCGCGTCGTGCGCCGCGGTCGCCGCGAGCAGCGCCACCAGATGGTCCACCAGCCAGTCCCGGAGCTCCGCGGCCGGCGGCTGCTCGCCCTCGTCGAGCCAGATCAGGGAGGCCGCCTCGACCGCCGCGATCCACGTCCGGACCATCATCCCGAAGCGCGGGCCGGGCCGCTCCACCCCCAGGTGGAACAGGATCTGCCCGGCCGCCGCCCGGCGCACCTCGTCCACGATGGCGTCGGTGCGCGAGGTCTCGGCGACGCTGCCGCCGCGCAGCAGGGCGGCGAACCCGGCGCCGTGATCGCTCACGAACGCCAGATAGCGGTCCAGGACCCGGGCGAGGCGCTCGGTCGGCGGGCCGGCCGGCGGTTCGGTGAGGCAGTCCACCAGCGCGTCGGCCGACGAGCGGAGCGCCGCCTCGTACAACTGCTGCTTGCCGCCCTGGAAGTAGCGGTAGACGAGCGGGCGGGAGACCCCCGCGGCCTCGGCGACGTCGTCGAGCGACACGTCCTCCGGCGCCCGGTGCGCGAAGAGCGTCTGGGCCGCGTCGAGCAGCTGCTGCCGCCGCTCGTCGACGCTGAGACGGCGGTACGCGGGCGAGGCGGGACTCGTCATGCCCCGCAGCGTAACCCGCGCCCGGGCGGCCGGAACCGGCGCCGTCCGACCCTCGTCCGGTCCGCCGTCCGACCATCCTCCGATCCACCGCCCGGCAGCCTGAGGGAACGCTCGTGGCGCCCCCCGACGCCCGAACGTCCCCCGTGCGGCGGCCTTGTCCCGTGGTGTCCGTCAGGCCAGCAGGCCCGACGCCTTCCACATCCGCCGGCCCGCGCCCCGCAGCACCCCGACGTCGTCCAGGAAGTCCGTCAGCCGCTTCGCGCCCGACTGCATCACCTCGCGCCGGTGCCCGCTCGCCCGCACCTGGGCCACGGCCTCGCGGCGGTCGAGGCCGACGTTCTCGTACACCGCGGGATTGATGAAGCAGACGGAGAACACCCGCGCGGCCTCGCCGCAGCTCAGCCGGGTCAACTCCCGTTCCCAGCGCGGCGCCGTGATCATCTGGCGGCGCAACTCCTCGCGCGCGTACCGGACATGGCGC contains the following coding sequences:
- a CDS encoding oxygenase subunit protein (identified by MetaGeneAnnotator; putative;~oxygenase subunit protein [Amycolatopsis mediterranei U32]) encodes the protein MRKILIVGAGQSGLQLALGLQSKGYDVTLMSNRTADEIRSGRVMSTQCMFDTALQHERDLGLNFWEPQAPRIEGLGVSVAAPDSSRAIDWVGKLRGFAQSVDQRVKMAGWMDAFARRGGQLVIHGAAVGDLDYFARGYDLVLIAAGKGELVSMFGRDASRSPYSEPQRALAVAYVHGLGPRPEHPEFDAVRCNVVPGVGELFVMPTLTTSGRADILFWEGVPGGPVDAFRGIKDPAEHLALTLRLMERFTPWEHARATKAELTDAGGTLAGRYAPTVRQPIGRLPGGGLVLGVADVVVANDPVTGQGSNAASKCAAAYLASIVEHGDRPFDEAWMRATFDRYWATARHITKWTNAMLGPLPEHVVDLLGAGGQLQPIADRFANGFDDPADFENFFFEPEKAAAYLASLTGA
- a CDS encoding hypothetical protein (NlpC/P60 family; cl11438;~identified by MetaGeneAnnotator; putative;~secreted protein [Streptomyces viridochromogenes DSM40736]); translated protein: MPGRLLRTICTGVLALTTTLAGTGTWTAAGTASAAPRAPVPGEPAADEAPTGPDTADAASAATDTADAPAGPADPLGTLGTLGTLGDPTADPAAEAATGSVTGLLTRLRALYQEAEQATEAYNAADEALKKQTAETRRTDALLTAARRSLEQGRNEAGRLARLQYQGRSDLSPYLTLLLARHPQTALDETHQAGRSARARSTVVHRLQAAEKSADGLAVAARTALARGRVLLADRKKQKEAVEAKLHEVEKLLSSLTADQLGRLTALDTAQTAGAQSRLMASGALDGSRTPSSQGARALRYAVRQIGKPYEWGAEGPDTYDCSGLTQQSWAAAGRALPRTSQEQWAELPRVPLDRLRPGDLVVYFPKATHIALYLGHGLVVQAPRPGTRIKVSPIAANPLLGAVRPDPGGTPLETFAPPELPEGASDGGDAGFGGTEL
- a CDS encoding hypothetical protein (identified by MetaGeneAnnotator; putative;~sequence version:1), which codes for MRSENTPFRGGPLDGRVLPILTGPTGHPPKWYEVPVPAHDGRPATVHTYRRDPAGYTKRLGLQRGWVYVYAPDGRERREIRWPWQKPAAARPKSENGAAAPSE
- a CDS encoding transcriptional regulator, tetR family (Bacterial regulatory proteins, tetR family; pfam00440;~Transcriptional regulator [Transcription]; COG1309;~Transcriptional regulator, TetR family [Streptomyces venezuelae ATCC10712];~identified by MetaGeneAnnotator; putative), which encodes MTSPASPAYRRLSVDERRQQLLDAAQTLFAHRAPEDVSLDDVAEAAGVSRPLVYRYFQGGKQQLYEAALRSSADALVDCLTEPPAGPPTERLARVLDRYLAFVSDHGAGFAALLRGGSVAETSRTDAIVDEVRRAAAGQILFHLGVERPGPRFGMMVRTWIAAVEAASLIWLDEGEQPPAAELRDWLVDHLVALLAATAAHDAETAAAVAKLLARERAAGPVGRLARNVVPLVNQAAHLL